In Corylus avellana chromosome ca2, CavTom2PMs-1.0, the following proteins share a genomic window:
- the LOC132171857 gene encoding trans-resveratrol di-O-methyltransferase-like, whose amino-acid sequence MVQKRDVQQALQQRYISSSMDIVHSKGATELFEAQSHLYKHIFSYIDSMSVNCAIQLAIPDIIHSHARPITLPQLASKLHIHPKKTSCLHRLMRLLVHSGFFTKTKLHHHHHQNQPEDDDEEEEEEEEGYALTPSSRLVVKDNVTSLSPFVKAMLDPVLVSPWHVLGDWLQGGSTQELTPFEKRHGMSLWNYCNQNTEYGGVFNEAMASDSQLMSFVVDDYKPIFEGLGSLVDVGGGTGTAARIISQAFPHVKCTVFDLPHVVANLPETTNLKYVGGDMFQSIPSADALLFKWILHDWSDEECVKILKRCKEAITSKGKEGKVIIIDVVINEEKDEDDITKTKLFFDTLMMVLLPGKERGKKEWEKLFVNAGFTRYNIVASYGMKSVIELYP is encoded by the exons ATGGTTCAGAAGCGAGATGTGCAACAAGCTCTGCAACAAAGATATATATCATCATCAATGGATATCGTTCATAGCAAGGGAGCAACTGAGCTATTTGAAGCTCAGTCTCATTTGTACAAACACATATTCAGCTACATAGATTCCATGTCAGTCAACTGCGCCATTCAGCTAGCCATACCCGACATAATCCACTCCCATGCTCGACCCATCACTCTTCCACAGTTGGCCTCCAAGCTTCACATTCACCCCAAGAAAACCAGCTGCCTTCACCGGCTCATGCGTTTGTTGGTGCACTCCGGCTTCTTCACTAAAACAaaacttcatcatcatcatcatcaaaatcaaccagaagatgatgatgaagaagaagaagaagaagaagaaggctatGCTCTCACACCTTCCTCTAGGCTCGTCGTCAAAGATAATGTCACCAGCCTGTCACCATTTGTTAAAGCAATGCTGGATCCGGTCCTGGTGAGCCCCTGGCACGTCTTGGGAGATTGGCTTCAGGGGGGGAGTACTCAGGAGCTGACGCCCTTTGAGAAAAGGCATGGGATGAGCTTATGGAACTACTGCAACCAAAACACAGAGTACGGTGGCGTTTTCAATGAAGCCATGGCCAGTGATTCCCAGCTCATGAGCTTCGTCGTTGACGACTACAAGCCCATCTTTGAGGGCTTGGGTTCGTTGGTTGATGTTGGAGGGGGTACCGGGACGGCGGCGAGGATCATTTCTCAGGCATTCCCTCACGTGAAATGCACGGTGTTTGACCTTCCACACGTCGTTGCCAACCTGCCGGAGACTACAAACTTGAAATACGTTGGTGGTGATATGTTTCAGTCTATTCCTTCTGCAGATGCCCTTCTCTTTAAG tGGATTTTGCATGATTGGAGCGATGAGGAATGTGTGAAAATTCTGAAGAGATGCAAAGAGGCGATTACAAGCAAAGGTAAGGAGGGAAAGGTAATAATCATAGACGTGGTGATAAATGAGGAGAAGGATGAAGATGATATTACTAAAACAAAGCTCTTCTTTGACACACTCATGATGGTTCTGCTCCCTGGAAAAGAGAGGGGCAAGAAAGAATGGGAGAAGCTTTTCGTCAATGCTGGCTTCACCCGCTACAATATAGTTGCTTCCTATGGGATGAAATCCGTTATTGAGCTTTATCcttaa